AGGTCAGCTACCCATCTGCCGCTCACGCGTACTGGGCCCTGTCAGTCGCTGACCCCGAGGTCAGGACCGCAATCGCCACGGCAGAGACCCATGCCGCCGCACGCAAGGCCGCGACCGCGGCAGCACAGCGTGAGGGCTGGCAGCACGCCCGCACCGCGGTGATGGCGGCCCTACTGCGCGCAAAGTACGACCAGCACCCCGACCTGGCCGAGATCCTGCTGACAACGAACGACGCAACCGTGATCTACGACGACGCCGACTCGGGCTTCTGGGGGGACAACGCCGGACGCGGCCGCAACTGGGCAGGCCGCCTCCTAGAACTCGTCCGCTCGGAGCTGCAGGCACAGCGGGCCGGCATCACAGGGCTGTGAAGGGCCGCCCGCCGCTCGAATCCAAGCTGCGACTGCTCGATGCGGAGCGACCACTTCGTCGCTGACCTGTGGTTGATGAAGCGCTCGGAAATCGAGCGCTTCATCAACCACCAGCTCCCGCTTGACTTGGCGCAGAGAAGGAACCGGTACCACCGGAGCAGATCCATGCCGAACGACCGGATCGTGGTCACCGGCCGACTGGCCGCCTGCAACTCAGCGAAGAACGACGCGACCGGAACGATCGGCAAGCCGCTCGGATCCAGCAGCCTGTACGGCTCATGCGGCTCGCCAGTCTCGACCAACCGCCCGATCTCAGGCAGCACTAAGCGCGACAGATCCCGCCCGGAACTCAGAGGATCAACCATGGCGGGGAAGCTAGCAGAAACCGGCCCTGACCTGCTAGAACGCTAGAGTTAGTTCAGTCAACGGGCCCCGTACTCGCGCGACGTTCTCGTGGACGATCACTTTCTCATCGTTCGACAACTGCCGGTCGCGCATCCCCGGAACGACGCGTCCGGAGGCCGCCACGAACGCGTGGCAGGCGGTGATCAAGTCCAGGAACTCCACCGAGCGGTCGATCCTCCTGATCGCCGGAGCGACGGGACTGGTCCGCTCGAATTCCTCGCGGGCTTGTCGGCCAAGCTCGACCTGGGCATGGTTGACCTGGTGCCGGGCGGTGTCGTCCGACATCGCCCGGAAGGCGACGTCTGGCCTGCGCAGCAGGCCGGTGGTCACCGTCGCCGCCACGGTCTCGTCGCGGGTCAGCTCCTCAACCCGCCCTCACCCGGTCCTCCTGGCGGACTTGGGCGACGACGGTGGGCCGCCGCAGTAGATCACCGGTGACGACCGCGGCGACCCTCTCGTCCTCGACCAGGGTGTGGGCGGCACTGATCCGATCCTCCTGGCGGACCTGGGCAACCACTGCCGGGCGCCTGAGCAAGTCGCCAGCAACCACCGCGGCGACCGCGTCCTCCCTTGCCAGGGTGTGGATCGCGCTGACCTTCTCCTGCGGAGTGATCGGCTTGGCGACCTGCCGACCGACCCTGCGTGAGGCGTCATCACCGGTCCACCGGGACTTTCCCTCCGGCGGAGTACGGATCGCGAGGAACCGCGCTTCCTCGTCCTCGATGCTGGCCAAGATCCGGTGAATCGTGAAGGACACACCGGGCTGGCGGTGTTCCTCGGGGAAACGCGAGGCCGTCCACCGCAAGCTCTTGATCTGGGAGTACGACAGTCCGATGTCCTAGGCCAGGCGGAACAGTGAGTGCTTGACTGTGAACAGCTCATCGCCTCGCTCCGGAGGCCCCTGCTCGCGCATGGGCTCGATCTCCAAGGCGTAGTCCCCGATCGCGAACTGGCCCCGGCTCTGGGCCTCCACGATCTTGCGTAGTTCCGCGACGATCTGCTCGTAACGGTGGACGCTGACGCTGCCGACCTTGTCGGCACTCTCGATCTTCTCGGGCATGGTGTTCACCACCCTGAGCGGGCCGGGGCACGGCCCCTCGGCCGTGGCAAGACGCGGCCCGCTGTCGTGACCGAGAGTCGAACCCACCTGCTGAAGATCACAACAAGTGACCGGAAGAGACCTGAATCTGATCAGAAGTCTGATTCAGATGCGTTCGCCCAGTAGTCACTGTGACCGCTCTCCGAACGAATCGTTCCGTTACCGCCACGCCCTCATGACACACCGCCGTGAGCAGTAGACGGCATCCGAACGCGGATCCACCCCGGCCACCCAGGCTGTCCCGCACTCAGGACACACCACCCGGCCCGCCCCGTTCAGCTCCGCCGCGACCCGGCACCGCAACCGACGGTCCCGTCGCCATGACCTGGCCCGACATGCCGTCTAGCAGAACCGTGTGCTCGGCCGCGAAGCCGGCCTCAGCCGGTCCCCGCAGCCCCCGCACACCCGCTCTCCGGGCCGCCCGGACCCCTCGGACACCACTACAGGCTAAAGCCTCAGGCCCATCGAAAACGGGGATATGGATCAGGCACTGAGGCACTCCGAGACCCTCGACGCGGATGTCACCGGCTTCACCGGGGCGGCGGCACGCCCCCGTCACCTTATGGTCCAGCTGCTCGATGGCCGGACGGCCCGCTCCCAGCAGCTGACCGCACCGCTGGCCGCGCAGGTCGCCCTCTTCCTCCGGGGAGCCGGCCGGCCACAGAGGCCCGTATGTCGGACGGGGAGTCCACCGGCCTCCGCAACGTCTACTACGCCCCATTCAACCAACCGCTGGACTACTGAACATCCCCTGACCGGCCCGTCTAAGGGTTGTCCCGTAACCGCAGGTCACGGATGAGGTGATCTTGGAGTGGCTGGTGTGATCACGGCGTTGGAGCCGTCCTGGATAGGTCCCTTCACTGGGCTGAGCCCGCGCTGCTTCGGCAAGTTGGTGACTGCCGTACGGCGCGAGACCTCCGCCGAACTCCAGCGTGGACGGCCCTGGGGGCTCCCGCTGGAGGACTGCATTCTGCTGGTGGCGGCCTACTGGCGCACAAACCTGACCATGCGCCAGATCGCCCCGCTGTTCGGCATCTCGAAGTCGACGGCAGACCGGATCATCGGACACCTCGGGCCGCTGCTCGCGCTCCGACCAAGGAAGCGGTTCGCGAAGGACACCGTGCTCATCGTCGACGGAACCCTGGTGCCCACCCGCGACCACGCGATCGCCGAGCAATCGAAGAACTACCGCTATTCCACAGCCCATCAGGTGGTCATCGACGCCGACACCCGCCTGGTCGTCGTGGTCGGCCGGCCCCTGCCGGGCAACCGTCACGACTCCCGCGGCTGGGAGGAATCCGGCGCCAAAGCCGCCGTCGGCAAGACGATGACCATAGCCGACGGCGGCTACCAGGGCACCGGGCTGGTCATCCCGCACCGCCGCCGCAAAGGCGAGGAACTCCCGGATTGGAAGGAGAGGCACAACCGCTCGCACAAACAGGTGAGGGCCCGCGTCGAGCACACCTTCGCCCGCATGAAGGGCTGGAAGATCCTGCGCGACTGCCGCCTCAAAGGCGACGGCGTCCACGACGCCATCCTCGGCATCGCCCGCCTGCACAACCTCACCCTCGCCGCCGGATAGACCACCGAGCGGCACGACTGCCGTCCTTGCCCTCGCCAGCTCCAAGATCAGTTACGGGACAAGCCTTACACGATCACCGGGACTTTGAAAACGCCCCTGGGTGGGGATCCTACGTAACCCCGGTCTGCCCGTATATAGATGCAGGGGCTGAACCGAATGGTTCAGCCCCTGCATCTATACGATGAGTAACTGCTGGCGACAGGCGTTCAGCAGCAGTTTTCGCTTAACCTCTTAACCTCCTTAGGGTCAGGAGGTTAAGTCAGTCTGCTTCCACAGTGGGTGAGGAACCAGGAAAGTCGGGAGGGAGACCCTCTGGGGCAACCTCTCCTGAAACCAAACCGGAAAGGTAGTCGGTCAGATTCCCGCTGAACTCGCACCAGTCGTCGTTGGCCCCCCTTACGACGATGGTCCACTGGTCAGGGTCATCGCCTGAAGTCCGCCAGTAGAAGCCATCCCCATCGCATGAACTTCCCCAGCAGATGAGACCGTCTTGTTCCGGGTGTGGAACGTACCCGCGCGCCCTTCCTTGGTTCCGGAGTTCACCCACTTCGCGCGTACCATTTCGGACGCCCTTAATGAAGTACTGCTCCTCTCCAGCTTTCGGGATGAGTACAGCGAGAAATTCATCCAGCGTGAATGGCGGATACTTTCGAGCTAGATCCAAGTAGTCCGAAGGTAGCCTCGTGTCAAGATCTCGGAAGACTTGCTGCCAATCGATCTCGCCGATTGATCCGGACGACTGAATGAAAGATAGTGCCGGTAGCACTCTCTCAAGCCTTTGCAAACTCAACAGACCGCCGCCTTTCCAGGTCGATTGCCGATCTTAACAGAGAATAGCTGCCCGGCTTCGGTCGCTGCATCCATGCGGATCGCTGTTGGGAGGTTACTCCGGCCGTCGGCGTACTCGAGTTGCCCCGAATACAGCACCTTCCGTCCGGCTGCCAGCTCATCCGCCATCCTGGACTCACATTTCTCCATGACGGGAAAATTCATATCCCGAACGCCGGTGAACATGTTTTCCTTCACCCAGTCGCCATGGAATCGGTCCCCAATGATGTGGGAGCGATTGAAAACCCATTCGCCGTTCCGATCCTTCACCCCGAGGTATCCCGGCGGGTTCCACTTGCCCTTCCGAGGACTGCGGGAGTTGGGTGGCTTAAGGTCGCCTGGGCACATTAGAGCTCGCGCACCCGTGGGTGCTCCATCTACGAGCGGTTGATAATCGTAGCGCTCGCTCCTGGGTCGGCTGCAGGGGTCATCGTCGCCATTTCCGTTTCCGGTAAGCCCGGTTCCTGCGTTGACGCTGCCCTGGAGTGCGGTCACCTGGTCAGGGGTGAGCTGATTA
This is a stretch of genomic DNA from Streptomyces sp. NBC_00536. It encodes these proteins:
- a CDS encoding transposase, which produces MAGVITALEPSWIGPFTGLSPRCFGKLVTAVRRETSAELQRGRPWGLPLEDCILLVAAYWRTNLTMRQIAPLFGISKSTADRIIGHLGPLLALRPRKRFAKDTVLIVDGTLVPTRDHAIAEQSKNYRYSTAHQVVIDADTRLVVVVGRPLPGNRHDSRGWEESGAKAAVGKTMTIADGGYQGTGLVIPHRRRKGEELPDWKERHNRSHKQVRARVEHTFARMKGWKILRDCRLKGDGVHDAILGIARLHNLTLAAG